The following proteins are co-located in the Sporolactobacillus pectinivorans genome:
- a CDS encoding LysR family transcriptional regulator, with translation MDTKQLRTFKVAAECLNFTQTAVRLNFAQSSVTAQIQALEREVGRPLFERLGKKIALTESGQAFKK, from the coding sequence ATGGATACCAAACAGTTGCGGACATTTAAGGTCGCTGCAGAATGCCTGAACTTTACCCAGACAGCCGTTCGATTAAATTTTGCCCAGTCCAGCGTGACTGCGCAGATTCAAGCTCTGGAGCGGGAAGTCGGAAGACCGTTATTCGAGCGGCTGGGCAAAAAAATAGCGTTGACTGAGTCAGGCCAAGCATTTAAAAAATAG
- a CDS encoding LysR family transcriptional regulator substrate-binding protein, producing the protein MTQEVEDKLANPDALPTLTIGATESQCTYRLPPILAKYKSKFPQGKLVVKPANFAEDIKENLENGRIDLGFIMGKVQTRSMLTVEPLVNEEIWLLAHPTNPLVNRDPILARDLEQETMLLTAKGCSYRMLLENALSQAGIFPENIVEFVTVEAIKQCALTDLGLAYLPAVAVQSEVKKALLKRVDWPYAPTSVPTFIAWNKDKELTPNIRYFIEAAHAMY; encoded by the coding sequence TTGACTCAGGAAGTTGAAGATAAACTCGCCAATCCTGACGCTCTCCCTACTCTGACAATTGGCGCTACTGAAAGCCAGTGCACCTACCGGCTGCCCCCTATCTTGGCGAAATATAAAAGTAAATTTCCTCAGGGCAAACTGGTTGTGAAACCTGCCAATTTTGCCGAAGACATAAAAGAAAACCTGGAGAATGGACGCATCGATCTGGGATTTATTATGGGAAAAGTGCAAACAAGATCGATGCTGACTGTTGAACCATTGGTTAATGAGGAAATATGGCTATTAGCTCATCCTACAAATCCATTGGTTAATAGAGATCCTATTTTAGCCCGGGATCTTGAACAAGAAACAATGCTGCTGACAGCAAAGGGGTGTTCTTATCGTATGCTTCTTGAAAACGCCCTTTCTCAGGCGGGAATTTTTCCCGAAAACATTGTTGAATTTGTGACTGTTGAAGCGATCAAACAATGTGCGCTCACAGACCTTGGCCTTGCCTATCTGCCAGCCGTAGCCGTGCAATCTGAGGTAAAAAAAGCGTTATTAAAAAGAGTGGACTGGCCCTATGCGCCTACTTCAGTCCCAACGTTCATCGCCTGGAATAAGGATAAAGAACTGACACCCAATATTCGATACTTCATTGAAGCGGCGCATGCTATGTATTGA
- a CDS encoding NUDIX hydrolase codes for MGYIEEIRTLVGHRPLILVVAAVLILDKDEKVLLQERTFPKNVWGIPGGFMELGESSEETSKREVYEETGLTVDDLHFFRVYSGTEQNQAENGDQYYTVTVMYTTSKFKGHLIVDPNESISYQFHSPDDLPDKILNEHRTILNDFFSHRKK; via the coding sequence ATGGGGTACATCGAAGAAATACGGACGCTAGTCGGGCACCGGCCTCTGATTTTAGTCGTCGCGGCCGTGCTGATTCTCGATAAAGACGAGAAAGTACTGCTCCAGGAACGCACGTTTCCTAAAAATGTTTGGGGAATTCCAGGAGGATTTATGGAACTTGGAGAATCGTCAGAAGAAACTTCAAAACGGGAAGTCTATGAAGAAACAGGATTAACTGTAGACGATCTTCATTTTTTCAGAGTTTACTCTGGCACTGAACAGAATCAGGCAGAAAACGGAGATCAATATTATACTGTTACCGTTATGTATACTACCAGCAAATTTAAAGGTCATTTGATTGTTGATCCCAATGAATCCATTTCATATCAGTTTCACAGCCCTGATGATTTGCCAGATAAAATATTAAATGAACACCGCACCATTCTGAATGACTTTTTTTCACACCGAAAAAAATAA